A region of Dictyostelium discoideum AX4 chromosome 1 chromosome, whole genome shotgun sequence DNA encodes the following proteins:
- the abcG1 gene encoding ABC transporter G family protein, which yields MDSNNNNNNENEAFSGASESSEFRKIVEENENEREFEQSNPSPPEYSNYENKDDGINLETINPNISLDNNNNNNQNNQNNQNNNNNNNNQNNNIINNLNKKNKKRSTFKNRIDFSFKDINHYVQITEKGKKKKISKQILTNINGHIESGTIFAIMGPSGAGKTTLLDILAHRLNINGSGTMYLNGNKSDFNIFKKLCGYVTQSDSLMPSLTVRETLNFYAQLKMPRDVPLKEKLQRVQDIIDEMGLNRCADTLVGTADNKIRGISGGERRRVTISIELLTGPSVILLDEPTSGLDASTSFYVMSALKKLAKSGRTIICTIHQPRSNIYDMFDNLLLLGDGNTIYYGKANKALEYFNANGYHCSEKTNPADFFLDLINTQVEDQADSDDDDYNDEEEEIGGGGGGSGGGAGGIEDIGISISPTMNGSAVDNIKNNELKQQQQQQQQQQQSTDGRARRRIKKLTKEEMVILKKEYPNSEQGLRVNETLDNISKENRTDFKYEKTRGPNFLTQFSLLLGREVTNAKRHPMAFKVNLIQAIFQGLLCGIVYYQLGLGQSSVQSRTGVVAFIIMGVSFPAVMSTIHVFPDVITIFLKDRASGVYDTLPFFLAKSFMDACIAVLLPMVTATIVYWMTNQRVDPFYSAAPFFRFVLMLVLASQTCLSLGVLISSSVPNVQVGTAVAPLIVILFFLFSGFFINLNDVPGWLVWFPYISFFRYMIEAAVINAFKDVHFTCTDSQKIGGVCPVQYGNNVIENMGYDIDHFWRNVWILVLYIIGFRVLTFLVLKLKSRNKFKQE from the exons AtggatagtaataataataataacaatgaaaatgaagCTTTTAGTGGAGCCAGTGAAAGTTCAGAA ttTCGTAAAATTGtagaagaaaatgaaaatgaaagagAATTTGAACAATCAAATCCTTCTCCACCAGAATATTCAAactatgaaaataaagatgatggaattaatttagaaacaattaatccaaatatttcattagataataataataataataatcaaaataatcaaaataatcaaaataataataataataataataatcaaaataataatattattaataatttaaataaaaagaataaaaaaagatcaacatttaaaaatagaattgatttttcatttaaagatATAAATCATTATGTTCAAATTACCGAAAAaggtaaaaagaaaaaaatatcaaaacaaattttaacaaatattaatggtCATATTGAGAGTGGAACAATTTTTGCAATTATGGGACCATCGGGTGCGGGTAAAACCACATTGTTGGATATTCTAGCACATagattaaatattaatggtAGTGGAACAATGTATTTGAATGGTAATAAATCtgatttcaatatttttaaaaaactttgtGGTTATGTAACACAAAGTGATTCATTGATGCCATCATTGACCGTAAGAGAGACATTGAATTTTTATGCTCAACTAAAGATGCCAAGAGATGTtccattaaaagaaaaacttCAAAGAGTTCAAGATATTATCGATGAAATGGGCTTAAATCGTTGTGCTGATACATTGGTTGGTACTgctgataataaaattagagGTATCTCTGGTGGTGAAAGAAGAAGAGTGACAATCTCCATAGAGTTGTTAACTGGTCCATCCGTGATTCTATTGGATGAACCAACTTCAGGTTTAGATGCTTCAACAAGTTTCTATGTAATGTCTGCATTGAAAAAGTTGGCTAAATCTGGTAGAACTATCATTTGCACAATTCATCAACCACGTTCAAATATTTATGATATGTTTGATAAccttttattattaggtGATGGTAATACCATCTATTATGGTAAAGCAAATAAAGCATTGGAATATTTCAATGCAAATGGTTATCATTGTAGTGAAAAAACAAATCCAGCTGATTtctttttagatttaattaatactcAAGTTGAAGATCAAGctgatagtgatgatgatgactaCAATGATGAGGAGGAAgaaattggtggtggtggtggtggtagtggtggtggtgctgGTGGCATTGAAGATATTGGTATCTCAATTTCACCAACTATGAATGGTTCTGctgttgataatattaaaaataatgaactaaaacaacaacaacaacaacaacaacaacaacaacaatctacAGATGGTAGAGCTagaagaagaattaaaaaattaacaaaagaagaaatggtaattttaaagaaagaaTATCCAAATTCTGAACAAGGTTTACGTGTAAATGAAACATTGGATAATATTTCCAAAGAGAATAGAACTGACtttaaatatgaaaaaactAGAGGTCCAAATTTCTTAACTCAATTCAGTTTATTATTAGGTCGTGAAGTTACAAATGCTAAAAGACATCCAATGGCTTTTAAagttaatttaattcaagCTATTTTCCAAGGTTTACTTTGTGGTattgtttattatcaattaggTTTAGGTCAATCAAGTGTTCAATCAAG aaCTGGTGTTGTAgcatttattattatgggTGTAAGTTTTCCAGCTGTTATGA gtacaATTCATGTTTTTCCAGATGTAAttacaatatttttaaaggATAGAGCATCAGGAGTTTATGATACATTACCATTCTTTTTAGCTAAATCATTTATGGATGCATGCATTGCAGTATTATTACCAATGGTAACAGCAACAATTGTATATTGGATGACAAATCAAAGGGTTGATCCATTTTATTCAGCAGCACCATTCTTTAGATTTGTATTAATGTTGGTATTAGCAAGTCAAACTTGTCTTTCATTGGGTGTTTTAATTAGTTCATCTGTTCCAAATGTTCAAGTTGGTACAGCAGTTGCTCCAttgattgtaattttattctttttattcaGTGGTTTCttcattaatttaaatgatgttCCAGGTTGGTTGGTTTGGTTCCCTTATATCTCCTTCTTTAGATATATGATTGAAGCTGCAGTAATCAATGCCTTTAAAGATGTTCATTTTACTTGTACCGATTCTCAAAAAATTGGAGGTGTATGTCCAGTTCAATACGGTAATAATGTCATTGAAAATATGGGTTACGATATTGATCACTTTTGGAGAAATGTTTGGATTTTGGTTTTATATATCATAGGTTTCAGagttttaacatttttagtATTAAAACTTAAATCTAGAAATAAGTTTAAACaagaataa